In Bacillus sp. DX3.1, the following proteins share a genomic window:
- a CDS encoding endonuclease/exonuclease/phosphatase family protein: MKVLTLNCHSWQEENQMEKIKHLAKTIQEQDYDVIALQEVSQSITAENVCGNMKKNNFGLVLLAELEQLGAEGYDIIWDFSHIGYDVYEEGLAVITKHPIVKQDSFFISENMDMTYWKTRKIVSATISYKGKNITFYSCHLGWWNDEEESFQGQVDRLIKQVNEKELSFLMGDFNNNARLQGEGYDYLMQQGLYDTYELAKQKDEGTTVQGKIAGWDENKQNLRIDLILSNQPIEVISSEVIFNDMNRSVISDHFGVEVKISI; this comes from the coding sequence ATGAAAGTATTAACGTTAAATTGTCATTCTTGGCAAGAAGAGAATCAAATGGAAAAAATAAAACATCTTGCTAAAACGATTCAAGAACAAGATTATGATGTGATTGCGTTGCAAGAAGTAAGTCAGTCTATTACAGCCGAAAATGTATGCGGTAACATGAAAAAGAATAATTTCGGACTTGTGTTGCTTGCGGAGCTTGAGCAGCTAGGTGCAGAAGGTTATGATATTATTTGGGATTTTTCGCATATTGGCTATGACGTATATGAAGAAGGATTAGCGGTTATAACGAAACATCCAATTGTGAAACAAGATTCCTTCTTTATATCAGAAAATATGGATATGACTTATTGGAAAACACGTAAAATTGTCAGTGCAACAATCTCTTATAAAGGTAAGAACATAACATTCTATTCTTGTCACCTTGGCTGGTGGAATGATGAAGAAGAATCATTTCAAGGACAAGTGGATCGTTTGATAAAGCAAGTGAATGAGAAAGAACTTTCTTTCTTAATGGGTGATTTTAATAACAACGCTCGTTTGCAAGGAGAAGGGTATGATTATCTCATGCAACAGGGGCTCTATGACACATATGAATTAGCCAAGCAAAAAGATGAAGGAACAACCGTACAAGGGAAGATTGCTGGTTGGGATGAAAATAAGCAAAACTTACGGATTGATCTTATTTTAAGTAACCAACCTATAGAAGTTATTTCTTCGGAAGTTATTTTTAATGATATGAATCGAAGCGTGATTTCGGATCACTTTGGAGTTGAAGTAAAAATAAGTATATAA
- a CDS encoding YhgE/Pip domain-containing protein: protein MKQIWRIYTTDLRNVAKHWAAIVIVLGLTILPSLYAWFNIEASWDPYGNTKDVPIAVSNEDVGSNLRGKDINIGNEIVDSLKDNKNLGWKFVDEEQAIDGVKHGEYYASITIPKDFSEKIATVISDNPQKPELEYFVNEKVNAIAPKITAKGASGITEEVSKNFVKTANGEIFKIFNDLGIDLEANLPSIEKVKELVFKLEAQFPEMYKLVDTALTDAGKAQGLVKTAQDTLPTVENVIKDGQQMTKDLDAFFARNNETLEKAPATVKQDLLMLKRGADGASQITDFLLNPSSQIDFNKLNKEGYKNIAENVNQTVTGALGTTRNVLDDLQSGVNRMQNNQLINPEEKKAALQDYSNRIQGRIEGISSVIEFLQKLQAGASTQAGKDFLENRIVNLSKVQTSLTGIDVINNGQEIKQTVIDDLNKGIKNANDSVNKAESDYNNTFVADYQTIVGAVDDLKNKGINGLDSSKEALTTLNARFTTMNQMIDDIIPVLNDANKIAADVNSSKNLNGPIDKLNKTKAGLEKGINATNVAINAINQGQKPAKDVIESINAVSKDTSAQLGDILARYDSEIVPSFNEAIAKTKQMSKDTSKILGEANKSLPDVKKLLEDSSKGLVEGTKKVEDVKAEMPATEKKIKELADKIREFESHEDLKDIIRLLKNDVEKQSDYFANPVNLKENKLFAMPNYGSAMSPFYTVLALWVGALLMVSLLTVEVHEEGANYKSHEIYFGRFLTFLTIGLAQAFIVSMGDIFLLGTYVVDKFWFVLFSLFISAVFVCIVYSLVSVFGNVGKSMAIVLLVLQVAGSGGTFPVQMTPAFFQTIYPFLPFTYAISITRETVGGMLWDIVLRDLLVLSVFIVIMLIIALVLKKPINKSSEKFVENAKGSKIIH, encoded by the coding sequence ATGAAACAAATATGGCGTATTTATACGACAGACTTACGGAATGTAGCAAAGCATTGGGCTGCAATTGTTATTGTGTTAGGGCTTACGATTTTACCATCACTCTATGCGTGGTTTAATATTGAAGCTTCCTGGGATCCATATGGAAACACAAAGGATGTTCCAATCGCAGTTTCAAATGAAGATGTAGGATCAAACTTACGAGGGAAAGATATTAATATCGGGAATGAGATTGTAGATTCATTAAAAGATAACAAGAATCTTGGTTGGAAGTTTGTTGATGAGGAGCAGGCAATTGATGGAGTGAAACACGGAGAGTATTATGCAAGTATTACGATTCCGAAAGACTTCTCAGAAAAAATTGCAACGGTAATTAGTGATAATCCGCAAAAACCAGAACTTGAGTATTTTGTGAATGAAAAAGTGAACGCCATTGCACCGAAAATTACAGCAAAGGGTGCATCAGGTATAACCGAAGAGGTAAGTAAAAACTTCGTCAAAACAGCAAACGGCGAGATTTTTAAAATCTTCAACGATCTTGGAATCGATTTAGAAGCAAACTTACCAAGCATTGAGAAAGTAAAAGAGCTTGTTTTCAAATTAGAAGCACAATTCCCAGAAATGTATAAGCTTGTTGACACGGCCTTAACAGATGCTGGTAAAGCACAAGGACTTGTGAAAACTGCGCAAGATACATTACCAACGGTGGAAAATGTGATTAAAGATGGACAGCAAATGACGAAGGATTTAGATGCATTTTTTGCAAGAAACAATGAAACTTTAGAGAAAGCACCAGCGACTGTGAAACAGGATTTATTAATGTTAAAACGAGGTGCTGATGGTGCTTCGCAAATTACAGACTTTCTGTTAAATCCATCTTCTCAGATTGACTTTAATAAACTGAATAAAGAAGGATATAAAAATATAGCAGAGAATGTAAATCAAACTGTGACAGGAGCATTGGGAACAACAAGAAATGTATTAGATGATTTGCAAAGTGGTGTGAATCGCATGCAAAATAATCAGCTCATCAATCCTGAAGAGAAAAAAGCGGCTCTCCAGGATTACTCGAATCGTATTCAAGGACGTATTGAGGGTATTTCTTCAGTTATTGAGTTTCTTCAAAAGCTTCAAGCAGGAGCCTCTACTCAGGCGGGTAAAGACTTCCTAGAGAACAGAATTGTTAATTTAAGCAAAGTACAAACCAGCCTTACGGGAATAGATGTGATTAATAACGGACAAGAAATTAAACAAACGGTTATTGATGACTTGAACAAAGGTATTAAAAATGCAAATGATTCAGTTAACAAAGCTGAAAGTGATTATAATAATACGTTTGTAGCTGATTATCAGACAATAGTTGGCGCAGTAGATGATTTAAAGAATAAAGGAATAAATGGATTAGACTCATCTAAAGAAGCATTAACTACTTTAAATGCAAGATTTACAACGATGAATCAAATGATTGATGACATAATTCCTGTATTAAATGATGCGAATAAGATTGCTGCTGATGTAAACAGTAGTAAAAATTTAAATGGTCCAATTGATAAATTAAATAAAACAAAAGCAGGTCTTGAAAAAGGAATTAATGCAACGAATGTGGCAATTAATGCAATTAATCAAGGCCAAAAGCCAGCAAAGGATGTTATTGAAAGCATCAACGCGGTATCAAAGGACACTTCGGCACAATTAGGCGACATTTTAGCAAGATACGATTCTGAGATCGTTCCAAGCTTCAACGAGGCAATTGCAAAAACAAAACAAATGTCAAAAGACACATCAAAGATTTTAGGTGAAGCAAATAAAAGTCTTCCAGATGTGAAAAAGTTGTTAGAAGATTCATCAAAAGGATTAGTAGAAGGTACAAAGAAAGTTGAAGATGTAAAAGCAGAGATGCCAGCTACTGAGAAAAAGATTAAAGAACTAGCAGATAAAATTCGTGAATTTGAATCACATGAGGATTTGAAAGACATCATACGCTTATTAAAAAATGATGTTGAAAAGCAAAGTGATTACTTTGCAAATCCAGTGAATTTAAAAGAAAATAAATTATTTGCGATGCCGAACTATGGTTCAGCAATGTCACCGTTTTACACAGTGTTAGCACTATGGGTAGGGGCATTGTTAATGGTTTCGTTATTAACAGTAGAAGTACATGAGGAAGGCGCAAATTATAAGAGCCATGAGATTTACTTCGGACGTTTCTTAACCTTCTTAACGATTGGTCTTGCACAGGCGTTTATTGTATCGATGGGGGATATATTCTTACTTGGTACGTACGTAGTTGATAAATTCTGGTTTGTGCTATTCAGTTTATTTATTAGTGCAGTCTTTGTTTGTATCGTATATTCGCTCGTTTCCGTTTTTGGAAACGTCGGAAAATCGATGGCAATTGTTTTACTTGTACTGCAAGTAGCTGGATCAGGCGGAACATTCCCGGTTCAAATGACACCGGCGTTCTTCCAAACGATTTATCCGTTCTTACCGTTTACGTATGCGATTAGTATCACTCGTGAAACAGTTGGCGGTATGCTTTGGGATATTGTATTACGAGATCTACTCGTGTTGAGCGTCTTTATCGTAATTATGCTCATTATTGCATTGGTACTGAAAAAGCCGATTAACAAGTCGAGTGAAAAATTTGTTGAGAATGCAAAAGGAAGTAAAATCATTCATTAA